The Sporichthyaceae bacterium genome includes a window with the following:
- a CDS encoding segregation/condensation protein A — protein MSAPVVEAPEVAATEVRSTAFHVQLPMFEGPFDLLLGLIAKHKLDITEVALATVTDDFIGYIRGYGSDWDLDVASEFLVVAATLLDLKAARLLPAGEVEDDEDLALLEARDLLFARLLQYRAYKQVAAIFAQRITAEERYHARSVALEEPFAQLLPEVLIGLGPEQFAALAARAMTPRPAPPGISVAHLHAPTVSVREQVGVLVGRLRVTGRSTFRELIADCPDTLTVVARFLGLLELFRAADVSFEQESPFAELHVQWTGGGDGEIAISDEFDAVPEEPAAAPEAELAGDDEPVNDEPMNDDDGEAQS, from the coding sequence GTGAGCGCGCCGGTCGTCGAGGCACCCGAGGTCGCTGCGACGGAGGTGCGCAGCACTGCTTTCCACGTCCAGCTGCCGATGTTCGAGGGTCCGTTCGACCTGCTGCTCGGCCTGATCGCCAAGCACAAGCTCGACATCACGGAGGTCGCGCTGGCGACCGTCACCGACGACTTCATCGGCTACATCCGCGGTTACGGCAGCGACTGGGACCTCGACGTGGCCAGCGAGTTCCTGGTCGTCGCGGCCACGCTGCTGGACCTCAAGGCCGCCCGCCTGCTGCCGGCCGGCGAGGTCGAGGACGACGAGGACCTGGCACTGCTGGAGGCCCGTGACCTGCTGTTCGCCCGCCTGTTGCAGTACCGGGCCTACAAGCAGGTGGCCGCGATCTTCGCCCAGCGGATCACGGCGGAGGAGCGCTACCACGCCCGTTCGGTGGCGCTCGAGGAGCCGTTCGCGCAGCTACTGCCTGAGGTACTGATCGGGCTGGGACCGGAGCAGTTCGCCGCGCTGGCCGCGCGGGCGATGACCCCGCGGCCGGCACCGCCCGGCATCTCGGTCGCCCACCTGCACGCACCGACCGTCAGCGTCCGTGAGCAGGTCGGGGTGCTGGTGGGGCGACTGCGGGTGACGGGCCGCTCGACGTTCCGTGAGCTGATCGCCGACTGCCCGGACACGCTTACCGTGGTGGCCCGGTTCCTCGGGTTGCTCGAGCTGTTCCGGGCGGCCGATGTCAGCTTCGAGCAGGAGAGCCCGTTCGCCGAGCTGCACGTGCAGTGGACGGGCGGCGGCGACGGCGAGATCGCGATCAGCGACGAGTTCGACGCGGTGCCGGAGGAGCCGGCCGCGGCGCCGGAAGCGGAACTGGCCGGGGACGACGAGCCCGTGAACGACGAGCCCATGAACGACGACGACGGCGAGGCACAGTCATGA
- a CDS encoding ParA family protein — translation MQSPTYGYGSQHGATARADEVFPPLPGLRAEVPNDRWVSTGRMVERPAAFVPEPTAPAPVPEAGEVASEPVIGPTGRPLPDFPLPAPITTHGPARVIAMCNQKGGVGKTTSTINLGAAIAEHGRKVLLVDFDPQGSLGVGLGINPHELELSLYNLLLDRSVNIQDVLFPTNMANVDLLPCNIDLSAAEVQLVSEVAREQALQRALAPVLPDYDFIIIDCQPSLGLLTVNALTAAQAVMVPLECEYFALRGVALLADTIDKVQQRLNPGLRLEGILATMYDSRTVHGREVLARVVEAFGDAVFHTVIGRTVRFPETTVVGEPITSYASTSAGAKAYRQLALEVLGRLG, via the coding sequence ATGCAATCGCCGACCTACGGGTACGGATCGCAGCACGGTGCGACCGCTCGGGCGGACGAGGTCTTCCCACCGTTGCCCGGGCTCCGTGCCGAGGTGCCCAACGACCGCTGGGTCTCCACCGGTCGGATGGTCGAAAGGCCGGCCGCGTTCGTGCCCGAGCCGACCGCTCCCGCGCCGGTTCCCGAGGCAGGGGAGGTCGCGTCTGAGCCGGTCATCGGCCCGACCGGTCGCCCGTTGCCCGATTTCCCCCTGCCGGCGCCGATCACCACTCACGGCCCGGCCCGGGTCATCGCCATGTGCAACCAGAAGGGCGGCGTCGGGAAGACCACCTCGACGATCAATCTCGGTGCCGCGATCGCCGAGCACGGCCGCAAGGTGCTGCTCGTCGACTTCGACCCGCAGGGCTCGCTCGGCGTCGGCCTCGGGATCAACCCGCACGAGCTGGAGCTCTCGCTGTACAACCTGCTGCTCGACCGCAGCGTCAACATCCAGGACGTGCTGTTCCCGACGAACATGGCGAACGTCGACCTGTTGCCGTGCAACATCGACCTGTCTGCGGCTGAGGTGCAGCTGGTCTCCGAGGTTGCCCGTGAGCAGGCCCTGCAGCGGGCGTTGGCCCCGGTGCTGCCGGATTACGACTTCATCATCATCGACTGCCAGCCCTCGCTCGGTCTGCTGACCGTCAACGCACTGACCGCCGCGCAGGCCGTGATGGTCCCGTTGGAGTGTGAGTACTTCGCGCTGCGCGGCGTCGCGCTGCTGGCCGACACCATCGACAAGGTGCAGCAGCGGCTGAACCCCGGCCTGCGGCTCGAGGGCATCCTCGCGACGATGTACGACTCCCGCACGGTGCACGGCCGCGAGGTGCTGGCCAGGGTCGTGGAGGCGTTCGGCGACGCGGTCTTCCACACGGTGATCGGACGCACCGTCAGATTTCCGGAGACCACGGTGGTCGGCGAGCCGATCACCTCCTACGCCTCGACCTCGGCCGGCGCGAAGGCGTACCGGCAACTCGCACTGGAGGTCCTCGGCCGCTTGGGCTGA
- the scpB gene encoding SMC-Scp complex subunit ScpB: MSGSVIDEVLFGSRAVVAVDEPAPSDAADGLPALRCAVEAVLLVVDSPVTEVALAQACECGPGQVLDVLTALAAEYAAGNRGMTLRQVSGGWRLYSNAACAEIVERFVRDGQQARLTQAALETLAVVAYRQPVSRSRVSAVRGVNVDGVMRTLLARGLVQEAGTDSEFGAMQYRTTSYFLDRLGLNSLDDLPELAPFLPEIAALEGDTELPAN, translated from the coding sequence ATGAGTGGTTCGGTGATCGACGAGGTGCTGTTCGGCTCCCGGGCGGTCGTCGCGGTCGACGAGCCCGCGCCGAGCGACGCGGCGGACGGTCTGCCGGCCTTGCGCTGCGCGGTCGAGGCCGTGCTGCTGGTGGTCGACAGCCCGGTCACCGAGGTCGCGCTGGCGCAGGCCTGCGAGTGCGGGCCGGGTCAGGTCCTCGACGTGCTCACCGCCCTGGCTGCGGAGTACGCGGCGGGCAACCGCGGCATGACGCTGCGTCAGGTCAGCGGCGGGTGGCGCTTGTACTCGAACGCGGCGTGCGCCGAGATCGTCGAACGCTTCGTGCGTGACGGGCAGCAGGCTCGGTTGACTCAGGCTGCGTTGGAGACCCTTGCGGTCGTCGCGTACCGGCAGCCGGTCAGCCGGTCGCGCGTCTCGGCGGTGCGCGGGGTCAACGTCGACGGCGTCATGCGCACCCTGCTGGCCCGCGGACTGGTGCAGGAGGCCGGGACCGACTCGGAGTTCGGCGCGATGCAGTACCGGACGACGTCGTACTTCCTGGATCGGTTGGGTTTGAACAGCCTCGACGACCTGCCGGAGTTGGCGCCGTTCCTGCCCGAGATCGCCGCCCTCGAGGGCGACACCGAACTTCCGGCCAACTGA
- a CDS encoding pseudouridine synthase, which yields MQSDESSGIRLQKVLAVAGLGSRRACEEMIAAGRVEVDGKLVTGQGMRVDPDQVRIRVDGLVVSTRTDAVYLLLNKPRGVVSTMSDPEGRPCIGDYLMDRNDRLFHVGRLDTDTEGLLLLTNDGDLTHRLTHPSFGVPKTYIAEVPGPIARDLGKTLRRGLELEDGLVKIDGFRLLDLHHGRAVVQVTIHEGRKHIVRRLLEAAGHPVSRLVRTEIGPLTTGNLAPGRLRHLTSHEVSALYTASEAASKPKKKRVARKMP from the coding sequence ATGCAATCTGACGAATCGTCAGGCATCCGCCTGCAGAAGGTTCTGGCCGTAGCCGGCCTCGGCAGCCGCCGCGCCTGCGAGGAGATGATCGCGGCCGGCCGCGTCGAGGTCGACGGGAAACTGGTCACCGGGCAGGGAATGCGGGTCGATCCCGACCAGGTCCGGATCCGGGTGGACGGCCTGGTGGTCTCGACCCGGACCGACGCGGTGTATCTGCTGCTGAACAAGCCGCGTGGGGTCGTGAGCACGATGAGCGACCCCGAGGGCCGGCCCTGCATCGGCGACTATCTGATGGATCGGAACGACCGGCTCTTCCACGTCGGGCGGCTGGACACCGACACCGAGGGGCTGCTGCTGCTGACCAACGACGGGGACCTGACCCACCGGCTCACCCATCCCTCGTTCGGCGTCCCGAAGACCTACATCGCCGAGGTCCCCGGACCGATCGCCCGCGATCTGGGAAAGACGCTGCGGCGCGGCCTCGAGCTCGAGGACGGCCTCGTCAAGATCGACGGCTTCCGCCTGCTGGACCTGCACCACGGCCGGGCCGTCGTGCAGGTGACCATCCACGAGGGCCGCAAGCACATCGTCCGCCGCCTCCTGGAGGCCGCCGGCCACCCGGTCAGTCGGCTGGTCCGCACCGAGATCGGCCCGCTGACCACCGGGAACCTGGCTCCTGGCCGCCTACGCCACCTGACCTCCCACGAGGTCTCGGCGCTGTACACCGCCTCCGAGGCCGCCTCGAAACCGAAGAAGAAAAGGGTGGCCCGCAAGATGCCTTAG
- the aroH gene encoding chorismate mutase: MSADGREEPVAVRAIRGAVQLDSDEREHMLASVTELISAILQRNSLAVDDLISIVFTATPDLHCEFPAVGARDLGITDVPLLCAQEIDVAGAMPRVVRILAHVETDLAKSAVAHVYLRGAVALRKDIAQ; encoded by the coding sequence GTGTCCGCCGACGGACGGGAGGAACCGGTGGCGGTACGGGCGATCCGCGGGGCGGTCCAGTTGGACTCCGACGAGCGCGAGCACATGCTCGCCTCGGTGACGGAGTTGATCTCGGCGATCCTGCAGCGCAACAGTCTCGCCGTCGACGACCTGATCAGCATCGTGTTCACGGCCACGCCGGACCTGCACTGCGAGTTCCCCGCGGTCGGGGCCCGCGACCTGGGCATCACGGACGTGCCGCTGCTGTGCGCCCAGGAGATCGACGTGGCCGGCGCGATGCCGCGGGTGGTCCGGATCCTGGCCCACGTCGAGACCGACCTGGCCAAGTCCGCGGTCGCGCACGTCTACCTGCGCGGCGCGGTCGCCCTGCGCAAGGACATCGCACAGTGA